In a genomic window of [Empedobacter] haloabium:
- a CDS encoding peptidylprolyl isomerase, producing MGIAVNGIDVTDAEISQELPHHQQAANPLKAAVHEVVLRRVLLAEAGRLGIEADNDDDRIEALFEREVAVPQADDEACRRYYQAHLQRFTAGELVEARHILFQVTPAAPLELLRATGEQILAELQARPERFEELARQYSNCPSGAVGGSLGQLARGQCVPEFDALLFRLRPGELAGRLLETRFGLHIVQVLRRIEGRVPPFEAVRGHIADTLRRESWQRALHQYLHILVGRADIEGVALEGAASPLVQ from the coding sequence ATGGGCATCGCAGTCAACGGCATCGACGTCACGGACGCCGAGATTTCACAGGAACTGCCACACCACCAGCAGGCCGCCAATCCGCTCAAGGCGGCCGTGCACGAAGTCGTGCTGCGCCGCGTGCTGCTGGCCGAGGCGGGCCGGCTCGGTATCGAGGCGGACAACGACGACGACCGCATCGAGGCGTTGTTCGAGCGCGAGGTAGCGGTGCCGCAGGCGGACGACGAAGCCTGCCGGCGCTACTACCAGGCGCACCTGCAGCGCTTCACCGCCGGCGAGCTGGTCGAGGCGCGCCACATCCTGTTCCAGGTGACGCCAGCGGCGCCCCTGGAGCTGCTGCGCGCGACCGGGGAACAGATCCTGGCCGAACTGCAGGCCCGGCCCGAGCGCTTCGAGGAGCTGGCACGCCAGTATTCGAACTGCCCGTCCGGCGCCGTCGGCGGCAGCCTGGGGCAGCTGGCGCGCGGCCAGTGCGTGCCCGAATTCGACGCGCTGCTGTTCCGCCTGCGCCCGGGCGAGCTGGCCGGCCGGCTGCTGGAAACGCGCTTCGGCCTGCACATCGTGCAGGTACTGCGCCGGATCGAGGGCCGCGTGCCGCCGTTCGAGGCGGTGCGCGGCCACATCGCCGACACCCTGCGGCGCGAGTCCTGGCAGCGCGCGCTGCACCAGTACCTGCACATCCTGGTCGGCCGCGCCGACATCGAAGGTGTCGCGCTGGAAGGCGCCGCCTCGCCGCTGGTGCAGTAA